A stretch of DNA from Perca fluviatilis chromosome 15, GENO_Pfluv_1.0, whole genome shotgun sequence:
AATGACACTGAAGCAAAGAGAACTGGTTGCAGATCTCGTCTTTTTATAATGTAAATGCGATAACCATGCTTTAAAAAAGTTGTGTGAAATCAAAACTACACATGTAGGAAAACTGTAGTCACACTGGGAAGATAGAAGTGAAAGCTGAAAACACAATTTCAATGTGATAATGATCCTCTCTTAACTCTTAATTCTCAAACCCTGGCAGCTACACACACTTTTGTCTTCCGACACGGTCAGACGACACTAGTTTGTGTCAAGCAACTAATACGATGGTTTCcacaaaaccattttttttctttttttttctttaaagaatCTGATCTGTAACAGTGGAATCATTTGTTAATTCAATTTGTGGTTTATGTATTAAAGTTGAAGGCACAATGAGTAGGATTTTCCTAAAAAAACGATGTAAAGACAAAAATGATTCCTGtcaatcatcacttatgacCCACTAGAAGTGTGTAGTGGTGTCCGTATCTGCAAAGACCCTTCTCTCTGCCTGTATTTTGTCTTCTCTTTACATTTTGCTGTGTTCGGGACGTTTCTGGGCGTCAACCTCTATAAAAAAGTAGCGACCAGGTGCCAGATCGTAAGCACGCATCCAAGAGGAAGCTACGAAAATGGCTGTCACAGCGTCGAAAATATAGCAAGGCCAAATGCCAAGCGGACAAAGCTGGTTCCAAAACGAGAGTGAATCTTGGGTTGGTTTTCACCCGCTGGCGAGCACCATAACGCTCGATGAGCCGCGGGGAGGAGGGGGCCAACTttgaatgttgtgtttacaaacCAAAACCGAAAAAATCCTACTCATTTTACCTTTAAGTAATTAGTCAAtaataaacatgtttataatTTGTAAATGCGCCATAAGAACCTATAAAGATTTCAAATTGGTAATAATGAAATTCATAATGTTACAATGGCTTACAGTATAGGCATAGATGTGTTACAACTGCCCCCATGTTGGATGGGAAATGCCTTGAATGCAGACAAAGACACCATTTACACTCATGCGTCTTGGGTGGATTGGATAGCTGtcacatagggctgggcaatatatcgtcTTAGAtgttggatatcataatatcgttatatgacataagtgttgtcttttcctggatttacaggctgcattacagtaaaggaaTTTTCTGAACTCGCAgttctattattttcctttaccCACTCATTAGtcatccacattactgatgattatcacaaatctcattgcgtaaatatttagtgaaagcaccaatattgtgatttttttagATTTTCCTACTGTCAGATATCCAAAAAGCTGATTGTAAATGTATCCAAGAAGCGTTTGAGATGGGCTGAAATTCAAATGCTCAAACCATTAGCTTATGGATagttgttagctagctagctgaacTGTTATTTTCGTAACTAAACTACTACTGTCACTACCCGATCCATACCGAAACCATAATCTGTTCAGGTCCTGTACCCCTGACCAAAAGGCAGATCGGGTTTTCGGTACGGATCGGGCCACCAACAACTACGGCGTTTTTGGCATTATTGAACAGCCTGAGGTGCATTACCACCAGCCTATAATCTGGAGTAAAGCCAACATACATGTAGCCCAGGAAAACCAAGCAATCCGATTTGTGTAAATATAAGTGTGTTAAATCACATCTGGATTTAATCTTACTTTACGCATCATATATACGCTGCAGTCATGAGTCTTAATGTCCTTTACACAAAGGTCCAACGTGTCTTTTAAGGCAGATTTCTAACTTTGGGGAATTGTGAAACATTAAAACCATTGTCTGTAAGACAACATAAGCAATTCCTTGGATTATaagtatactgtatttactATAAATCATCTTCATTCAATTATGAATCTTCATAGGTTCTTACAAATAGTTTAGTTGTAACGAGGTGTTAGTTATTTTGTCAACTACAGTGTGCTATCTATTAACTTTCAATTGAAAAAGTGCCTAGGTTTTATTATCATTTTGTAAGAGCAAGTAGTTCTATCTCAACATGGAACAAAATTCCCTCAGCAGATCTGCAGTCAGTCTGGCAGTGAGAATTTTACAACTCATCAAAAATGGAAGGAAGAAAAGCTGCTATGCTCACAATGAAGAGTAGAGATTGTAAGAGGAGAGGAAGCGTGTGACTGGCAGCTGCATAAATAACTCGTCATCTATCATACAGAGACATGTAATAGGAGTATTGATCATCGTCATCATATATCATAGTAATGATGCATTGCTGTGGCAGGAATAAACTTGCAGTGGATGCATGGCGGTCAgggaaaaaaatttataaagtttggagtgtgtgtctctgacagtgtgtgtttttgtgcccTTGTTGGAGTGTGTGTTCAGGGAAGTTGGGGGACATCAGCTGTTGTACATTCACGGTGAGACGTTAGGAGGCGCTGTCCTGCCATGGCTTTCACAGGCCGGGACAGGAGGGTCGGGTTCAGGGGTCATCTGTAGATGTGTGTTGGTTGGCGTGGTTAAAGTTGAAAGGTTGTGGCAGGgtggttgttttgtttgtttttcttctagAGAAGGAtgcactttcctttctccaccCACGGGTTGTTCTTCATCAGCTCCGGGTTCAGGAAGGGATCCTCGGGGACGCCGTCCTCTATCCACTTTACCAAACTttgtggagagacagagagggacagaggcatttttcaaattccagaGGAAGTTTATTACCACATCCATCCTCTATCCACTTTTCCTCTTTTCCCATACAAGgccaggaagagagggagaagcTGAGCAAGCAGAAGTAAACACTTTCATTTAGCCTACCCTACAACTGTAGCTTTttgtgtgcttttatttttttggagaAAGTCCTTTTTATTTAGCCAAAGTGGTGTTGCAGCAGTAGTTGAAATCACATAGATTAAAGAGTACAAATGTTATGGCCTCACCATGAGCTTTAATACTTGACATGGGTGACAATAAGATGAGTCATCTGATTTTAATTGTTGTgcttattgtgtaatgtcagatttttttacactttgtaaTTAATTTGGGAAATACGCTCACTTTGTTAGCGAGGGTACAACGAGAAGATCTTCTTTTTGTTGCACAAATATGAAGCTAGCACACAAATAGTTAGCTTAGCTTTTCTGGATGCAGAAACTTCCTCTGCCTGTAGTCCGAAATATAAGCCCCCGTGAaactacaaaaaacattttttacacttgggtttttgtacggattaaacaaagAAGACATAACacgttaattagtgagctttagatgtGGTGGATTGGATGGGCAGGgtcaggctagctgttcccCTCGGAGCccggtctttatgctaagctaagctaactggctgcaaataataaaaaattaaaaactgaaTTAATAAGCCTTAAAGCACTCACTTTGCTTgctttaacacagatttgttTCTGCTACAGccttacttggtctggtatgaccagtagcttatAATGGATAATGTTAGCTAATCTTAGCTAACTTTAGATAGGTACTGTTTTGTAACATATCCTTACTATTCTGTGCTAGTGCTACATTGCTGTTACACGACGTTTTAGCATGTCACCGATATACatgtttacttcctgttttactCTTGTCATAAACACATTGAAATGTCAATCCATGACAGTAGCACAAGTAAGGAAAGATTATTACTAAGTAATGCCAGCAATATACTGTATGGCTAATGTTTGCTATcattagccaccataagctaCTTGTCATATGAGACAGTAAGGCTGAAAACCCTCTGAGTGTACTGTTATTTCTTCACTCAAATGTTACATATTCTCACTTTAAATTCATAATTATTCATAACAGTACTTTACTGTTATGAGGGGTGGCAGTAGCTaagtccgtagggacttgggttgggaaccggagggtcactcgttcaagtcccagtacggaccaaagtacagagtgtggattggtagctggagagatgccagttcacctcctgggcactaccaggtgctcttgagcaaggcaccgtacccccccaactgctcagggcgctggtccagcactggcagcccactcactctgacatctctccatttgtgcatgaatagagcatgtctgtgtgtatttcaggcctgtgtgtagtgatttctaacaaacagagtgtaaattgtaatttcccaactggggatcaataaacagtataaataaattgaattacttgagtaaaacaTTGCACTCTTTCCATCACTGCTTCTCTTTTTAGAttctcattatttttttatgcagGGTTTCAAAACTCTGACCCTGAATACTTTAGTGAGTGTCATGTGTGCTGATGAAGCCTCAGAAGTGTTTCTTCTGAGCTTCCTTGATTGGCCCCTAATCTAGCGGCACGGCAGTGAGAGTCGGAGACAGACAAAGAGTGCTGAACACAGCTTTGCTTAATGATTAGATGTGTGCTGTGGCTGTGACAATAGGCTTCAAGGCAGCATTACTTAATGAAGTCATATCACTGTTTTATTATTGTGGTGCAGTGACTAATGCTGTCATATCCAAAGTCATTGTATTTATTCAATCATTGTACTCATTACAATGAACAGCAGCAGATATTGCTTGCCTTATGTGAGTAGCGTTTATATTAGTGTATAATTGAATAACCCGCTGAATACTTGAGTTACCTTGGAAACAGCAGTTGGCTAAACAATcacaactcaaggtccacttgttctggagctttcaaccaTATGACACAGCCTTTTTTGGCTAATAGGGTGTGCTCAGTAGTCATAGAACTGTGATTAAAGTTGCCGACTGCCTCACTGACCAGTAACTTTTGGTTTGAAAGAAATTTAAGATCAAAAGACCATGGACATCAAAATGAAGTATTTGAACCTCATaattaaattcaaaatgagggaaaacctgcaaaaggTCCCCCCTCCACTTGGCTGGCTACGGCCCTGTCCTATCACGGTTGTTTTTCGGGGCTTGAACTCCGTGCAGGTGCTTGTAGAGCATTTTGTGGACTAACTACTCACTCAGTCACAGTTTTGGAGGACTTCTCTCGTTTGAAGGCCAGCTGGTACTTGAGGCTCTCCACCTCTTTCTTCATCTGGGGTACGTCCCACTCATCCATGGCTGCAGCTCGATGTAGGGCTTTTCTACCTGTGCACAGCAGGGAAGCCACAATTAAATGTATACAGTGCACACAACACTGTTAAGTAGTAGTCAGGCACACTCCATACAACTATGCCCTGCAGCAAGAACACAACGGCGTACATCTGACTTATAACCTCTGCTTAGCAATTCCACCTACAGGAGAGAAAAATGGAGGCTATTAAATGTTAGAGAACAAAACAAGTGCTGCCAAAACTGGCAGAGCCACTTAACACCACAGGATACAGGATGCATTCTTTTGTGTCCTTAGGGCTGCATGTTTCCACTTTAAGAAAGGTTCCCCAGCTTTAAGGGATATGCCAAATTTAATTACGTTTGCAAGCAAACTTCACAGCAGTTCAACAGCACTGCTGTCTCATTTTCTCAAAATCAGTTTTTCTCATAGACTGAGGCAGAAAGCTCAACTTCAGTAGCACTTACATACACCAAATTTGCAGTTTCATTCCTGTCTATattctgaagtttttttttttatttttattttttttttacagagtgtTTTGTTGATATATCATTCATAGCCTGATTTATGTGAAAATGTTATATCTAAAAACTGActaaaaaatagattttttttatggctgttgacaaaaaaaaatgttttacaaagtattaaaacaaaatatccAAAATTCCCTTTGTCAAAAACCTTTGACACTAAATGAAACAAGACTTTTGAACCTGGCTTTATCCATTGTTCAGATTTCCGTTCTGGAAATATATGCAAGTTATTTAACCAAAGAaggcctcatttgcatatttaaacataacatttcaggAAACCTTTAATACAAACATGCATAGTCTTAATCCCCTAGGAAAGtgtcatggtgatatctattagttAAAATATTTCCCATCACCTGCAGTGTCTCCCCTTTAATTCACattttggttaattttctttccttcttctaTATTGTCACTTGCATTAACTGCAGGTTACGGTAGAGCAGATATTTAATACCTGAagggagggaagagagaaaatgtttttgcttCTATGCCcaacaagaagaaaaaggacAGCCTGTACTCGTGCTGCGTCCCATTTCTTCCCATTTGCCCTCAATCCTCCCCCATCCCTATTGCGTGTGCTTCTGATATGTAGTGGCATCCCAACACAAAACTTCActctgtgagacgagtgcttagccCTCCCCTCCACACCCCGTCACAACAAGGTTTATCTGAAGCAACAAAAGGGcagtaatgcagctttaagCTGGATGTGATCCTCTATTACAGTGATTTCTAACCAGGGCTACCTGTCTGCAGTTGCCAGACGGcactttgacaaaaaaagaaagaaatgatggtataaaaaaaaaaaaccacctaTTGAGTCAGCTGAAACACCAGAACACCGGTACCTGTTGTGATTGAGAGTGCATGAAAGCTGGCGGGTTCTACAGTacaggcagtggtggaatgtaactaagtacatttactcaagtactgtacttaagtacaaatttcaggtactttacttgagtcatttcttttcatgccactttctacttcttctCCGCTACATTTTAGagaaaaatattgtactttttactccactacattcatctgacagctttaggtACCTTACAAAttatgcacacaaaacacatgtgggcctagtttataaaatatgatgttttattataaatgaaactacccaacaatatataggcctacgaGTCCAGATTAAATGATTAgacgattaaacacttagttgattgacagaactgtttggctcgtttccagtttctaaaatgtgaggatttttctgcacagagtacatttacttttaatactttaggtATCTTTTCCTGATGctacttacacacttttacttaagtaacattttcaatgcaggacttttacttgtaacatagtattttttacagtgcaaaagtttgcagttagtacttttacttaagtaaaggatg
This window harbors:
- the gng13b gene encoding guanine nucleotide-binding protein G(I)/G(S)/G(O) subunit gamma-13b, whose product is MDEWDVPQMKKEVESLKYQLAFKREKSSKTVTDLVKWIEDGVPEDPFLNPELMKNNPWVEKGKCILL